In one window of Terriglobales bacterium DNA:
- a CDS encoding TolC family protein — VRVRKTFYDLLRNADELRIHDEQLLLTRQGLDSARIKYTVGRVPQQDVLKAQIAITRLEEHLIMLEEQGEMARASLNTLMGRDPASPLEIAGRYPTVAEIPSLAKLEQLAVENRPELRAYAAQQKVAEARANLAGKTYTPDYTVGLGYMLMPEGSVTRNNYMAEFTVNLPWLNRRKHEAEIGEAKAMTETARAEYEMRRVAVSLEIQEALIKVRSAQRTLELYRDTLRPQAEATFRAAAAAYQHDRTDFLNLVDSQNMMLDVQSSYYRTAAELDSRIAVLERAIGTALPGRQSAGNGVQQ; from the coding sequence GGTGCGGGTGCGCAAGACGTTCTACGACCTGCTGCGCAATGCCGACGAGCTGCGCATCCACGATGAGCAACTGCTGCTGACGCGGCAGGGGCTGGACTCGGCGCGGATCAAGTACACGGTGGGGCGGGTGCCGCAGCAGGACGTGCTCAAAGCGCAGATCGCCATTACCCGCCTGGAAGAGCACCTGATCATGCTGGAGGAGCAAGGCGAGATGGCGCGGGCGTCGCTGAACACGCTGATGGGGCGCGATCCGGCGTCGCCGCTGGAAATTGCCGGGCGGTACCCCACGGTGGCCGAGATCCCGTCGCTGGCGAAGCTGGAGCAGTTGGCGGTGGAGAACCGGCCGGAGCTGCGCGCGTACGCCGCGCAGCAGAAGGTGGCGGAGGCGCGCGCCAACCTGGCGGGCAAGACCTACACGCCGGATTACACCGTGGGGCTGGGATACATGCTGATGCCCGAGGGCTCGGTGACCCGGAACAACTACATGGCGGAGTTCACGGTGAATCTGCCGTGGCTGAACCGGCGCAAGCACGAGGCGGAGATCGGCGAGGCCAAGGCCATGACGGAAACGGCGCGCGCGGAGTACGAGATGCGGCGCGTCGCGGTCTCGCTGGAGATACAGGAGGCGCTCATCAAGGTGCGTTCGGCGCAGCGAACGCTGGAGCTGTACCGCGACACGCTGCGGCCGCAGGCGGAGGCCACGTTCCGCGCCGCGGCGGCGGCGTATCAGCACGACCGCACCGACTTCCTCAACCTGGTGGACAGCCAGAACATGATGCTCGACGTGCAGTCGTCGTACTACCGGACGGCGGCGGAGCTGGATTCACGGATCGCGGTACTGGAGCGCGCGATCGGAACGGCGCTGCCGGGGCGGCAGAGCGCAGGAAATGGAGTGCAGCAATGA